From Bacillus sp. FSL K6-3431, the proteins below share one genomic window:
- a CDS encoding bifunctional metallophosphatase/5'-nucleotidase produces the protein MKEKEVIHIYHTNDLHSHFENWPRIADYLKERKAHHEAMGEDVFIFDIGDFADRWHPFTEATMGKGNVGLLNDVGYTAVTIGNNEGITLPHNALDELYNASNFDVIVANLYYLNRERPDWVLPYQIYETKQGTRIGVTAITAYYRKLYEQLGWDLSEPLTELDIQLNKLKEKTDIIILLSHLGIYDDEKIAELHPNIDLILGGHTHHILHMGKQINRTTLAAAGKYGQYVGYVKVEEKQRTNVKVKASLIKTSNLPPSNNEENKIQSYAQIGKEQLNTEVAVIPETLAFDWTIPSPTPQILCEAIHEWCNADCTLINSGLVLAPLKKGEITKYDLHQMLPHPINPCTVELTGAELKEILLHAESDHWPSLEVKGLGFRGSVMGKFIYYGIEINRSKLEVEIAGKPLDPERIYKLGTIDMFTFGKFFPEMQRSEMKQYYMPEFLRDVMEWKLKKLYGS, from the coding sequence ATGAAAGAGAAGGAAGTAATTCATATATACCATACAAATGATCTTCATAGCCATTTTGAAAACTGGCCAAGAATAGCTGACTATTTAAAAGAGCGAAAAGCTCATCATGAAGCAATGGGGGAAGATGTTTTCATTTTTGACATTGGAGATTTTGCTGATCGGTGGCATCCGTTTACAGAAGCGACTATGGGAAAAGGTAATGTGGGGTTGTTGAATGATGTAGGATATACAGCTGTAACGATTGGTAATAATGAAGGAATCACGTTGCCACACAATGCTTTAGATGAATTATACAATGCTTCGAACTTTGATGTAATTGTAGCAAATTTATATTATCTGAATAGGGAGAGGCCAGACTGGGTTTTACCCTATCAAATATATGAAACAAAACAAGGTACAAGAATTGGTGTCACAGCAATAACCGCTTATTATCGGAAATTATATGAGCAGCTTGGCTGGGATCTATCAGAACCATTGACGGAATTAGATATTCAATTGAACAAATTGAAAGAGAAGACGGATATCATTATTTTATTATCACATTTGGGCATTTATGATGACGAGAAAATAGCAGAACTTCATCCAAACATCGATTTAATATTAGGCGGGCATACACATCATATTTTACATATGGGGAAACAAATAAATCGCACGACACTTGCTGCAGCTGGAAAATATGGGCAATATGTAGGCTATGTTAAGGTGGAGGAAAAACAAAGGACAAACGTAAAAGTGAAAGCAAGTCTCATTAAAACATCCAACCTGCCACCATCTAATAATGAAGAAAATAAAATACAATCATACGCTCAGATCGGTAAAGAACAATTAAATACAGAAGTTGCTGTAATTCCTGAAACATTGGCTTTTGATTGGACAATTCCATCGCCAACTCCGCAGATTTTATGTGAAGCGATACACGAGTGGTGTAATGCTGATTGTACGCTCATCAACTCAGGACTTGTTTTAGCGCCCTTAAAAAAAGGGGAAATAACAAAATATGACCTACACCAAATGCTTCCACATCCGATCAATCCGTGTACCGTTGAACTGACAGGTGCGGAGCTTAAAGAAATTCTATTGCATGCAGAGAGTGATCATTGGCCATCGTTAGAAGTAAAAGGTCTTGGTTTTCGTGGAAGTGTAATGGGTAAATTTATTTATTATGGAATTGAAATAAATCGTAGCAAGCTTGAAGTGGAAATTGCGGGAAAACCACTGGATCCTGAAAGGATTTATAAGCTTGGTACAATTGATATGTTTACATTTGGAAAGTTTTTTCCAGAAATGCAACGTTCGGAAATGAAGCAATATTATATGCCAGAGTTCCTTCGTGATGTAATGGAATGGAAATTGAAAAAACTTTATGGATCATAA
- a CDS encoding DUF72 domain-containing protein encodes MIYIGVTGWGDHESLYGNRTVTRDKLQEYGAHFPTVEVDTSFYAIQPEKNVIKWIKDTPPEFHFVVKAYQGMTGHQRSEIPYSTKEEMFSAFNQSLDPYIKSGKLAMVLFQFPPWFDCTKENVSYLRYCREKMGDIPLALEFRNQTWFYPRYKSSTLRFMEEENWIHSICDEPQAGIGSVPTVLTPTNKTKTLVRMHGRNIAAWMKPNGKNWREVRYLYRYNKVELLEWKENLLKIQKETEDIFVMFNNNSGGDAANNAKQLIDLLGIEYDGLAAKQLNLF; translated from the coding sequence ATGATTTATATTGGCGTAACCGGTTGGGGAGATCATGAATCGCTCTATGGAAATCGAACTGTCACTCGTGATAAACTACAAGAATACGGGGCTCATTTTCCTACAGTTGAAGTAGATACTTCCTTCTATGCCATTCAACCTGAAAAAAATGTAATAAAGTGGATTAAAGACACTCCGCCGGAATTTCACTTTGTCGTAAAGGCCTATCAAGGAATGACAGGACACCAGCGGAGTGAGATTCCTTATTCTACAAAGGAAGAAATGTTTTCAGCATTTAATCAATCGTTAGATCCATATATAAAGAGCGGAAAGTTAGCAATGGTGCTGTTCCAATTTCCTCCGTGGTTCGATTGTACAAAGGAAAATGTGAGCTATTTACGTTATTGTCGAGAGAAGATGGGCGATATTCCGCTTGCATTAGAATTTCGTAACCAGACATGGTTTTATCCCCGTTACAAATCAAGTACATTAAGATTTATGGAGGAAGAGAACTGGATTCATAGTATTTGTGACGAACCACAGGCTGGGATAGGTTCAGTTCCAACGGTATTAACTCCTACAAATAAAACAAAAACGCTTGTCCGCATGCACGGCCGCAATATAGCGGCATGGATGAAGCCTAACGGAAAAAATTGGCGTGAAGTTCGCTATTTATATCGGTATAATAAGGTGGAGCTCCTTGAATGGAAAGAGAACTTGCTTAAAATCCAAAAAGAAACAGAAGATATTTTTGTTATGTTCAATAATAACTCTGGCGGAGATGCAGCGAATAATGCAAAACAACTAATTGATTTACTGGGTATAGAGTACGATGGCCTTGCTGCAAAACAGCTCAATTTATTTTAG
- the sufB gene encoding Fe-S cluster assembly protein SufB — MAKKAPQIGDYKYGFSDKDVSVFRSERGLTREIVEEISKIKDEPQWMLDFRLKSLEQFYKMPMPQWGGDLNSLNFDEIRYYVKPSEQTERSWDEVPEEIKQTFDKLGIPEAEQKYLAGVSAQYESEVVYHNMKEDLENMGIVFKDTDSALKENEDIFREHWATVIPPSDNKFSALNSAVWSGGSFIYVPPGIKVDTPLQAYFRINSENMGQFERTLIIVDEGASVHYVEGCTAPVYTTNSLHSAVVEIIIKKDAYCRYTTIQNWANNVYNLVTKRAVCEERATMEWIDGNIGSKLTMKYPAVLLKGEGARGMTLSIALAGKGQHQDAGAKMMHLAPNTSSTIVSKSMSQHGGKVTYRGIVHFGRKAHGARSNIECDTMILDDKSTSDTIPYNEILNDNISLEHEAKVSKVSEEQLFYLMSRGIPELEAIEMIVMGFIEPFTKELPMEYAVEMNRLIKFEMEGSIG, encoded by the coding sequence ATGGCTAAAAAAGCACCTCAAATTGGGGATTACAAATACGGTTTTAGTGATAAAGACGTTTCCGTGTTCCGTTCAGAGCGCGGATTGACACGCGAAATTGTTGAAGAAATTTCAAAAATCAAAGATGAGCCTCAATGGATGCTCGATTTCCGGCTTAAATCACTTGAGCAATTTTATAAAATGCCAATGCCACAATGGGGTGGAGATTTAAATTCACTCAATTTTGATGAAATTAGATACTATGTAAAACCATCCGAACAAACAGAAAGAAGTTGGGATGAAGTACCTGAAGAAATCAAGCAAACATTTGATAAATTAGGAATTCCAGAAGCAGAGCAAAAATACCTTGCAGGTGTTTCTGCGCAGTATGAATCAGAAGTTGTTTACCACAACATGAAAGAAGATCTTGAGAACATGGGAATTGTTTTTAAGGACACAGATTCAGCGCTTAAAGAAAATGAAGATATTTTCCGTGAACACTGGGCGACAGTTATACCGCCTTCTGATAATAAATTTTCAGCACTAAACTCTGCAGTTTGGTCAGGTGGATCATTCATTTACGTGCCACCCGGCATAAAGGTAGATACGCCATTACAAGCATATTTCCGGATCAACTCTGAAAATATGGGACAGTTTGAGCGTACGTTGATCATTGTTGATGAAGGGGCATCTGTTCACTACGTTGAAGGGTGTACTGCGCCGGTTTATACAACAAACTCATTGCATAGTGCCGTTGTTGAAATCATTATCAAAAAGGATGCATATTGCCGTTATACAACGATTCAGAACTGGGCAAACAACGTATACAATCTCGTTACAAAACGTGCAGTTTGTGAAGAACGCGCGACAATGGAATGGATTGACGGTAACATCGGTTCTAAATTAACGATGAAATACCCAGCTGTTTTGCTAAAAGGTGAAGGAGCACGCGGCATGACATTGTCGATTGCTTTAGCTGGAAAAGGCCAGCATCAAGATGCAGGAGCAAAAATGATGCACTTGGCGCCGAATACATCTTCTACAATCGTTTCAAAATCAATGTCACAGCATGGTGGAAAAGTGACATATCGCGGAATCGTTCACTTTGGACGTAAAGCGCATGGTGCTCGTTCTAATATTGAATGTGACACGATGATCCTAGATGATAAATCAACATCAGATACAATTCCATACAATGAAATATTGAATGACAATATTTCACTTGAGCATGAAGCAAAAGTATCTAAAGTTTCCGAAGAACAGCTCTTCTACCTAATGAGCCGTGGAATCCCTGAGTTAGAAGCGATTGAAATGATCGTTATGGGCTTCATCGAGCCATTTACAAAAGAACTACCAATGGAATATGCCGTAGAAATGAACCGTCTTATTAAATTCGAAATGGAAGGTTCTATCGGTTAA
- the sufU gene encoding Fe-S cluster assembly sulfur transfer protein SufU: MSFNNLDNLYRQVIMDHYKNPRNKGSLEDGSLIVDMNNPTCGDRIHLTMKVEDGKVTDAKFDGEGCSISMASASMMTQTIIGQDVESANKLSQIFSHMIQGKDYAEDIDLGDIEALQGVSKFPARIKCATLAWKAMEKGLNEQ; encoded by the coding sequence ATGTCTTTTAATAACCTTGATAACCTCTACCGACAAGTAATCATGGATCATTATAAAAACCCGCGAAACAAAGGCAGCTTAGAAGACGGCAGCTTGATAGTCGATATGAATAACCCGACATGTGGAGATCGGATCCATCTGACAATGAAGGTCGAGGACGGAAAAGTGACGGATGCAAAATTTGACGGCGAAGGATGCTCGATATCTATGGCATCGGCATCAATGATGACACAAACAATCATTGGCCAGGATGTGGAATCAGCTAATAAGCTTTCGCAAATTTTCTCTCATATGATCCAGGGAAAAGACTATGCTGAAGATATTGACTTAGGTGATATCGAAGCACTTCAAGGCGTTTCGAAATTTCCAGCTCGCATTAAATGCGCAACACTTGCATGGAAAGCGATGGAAAAGGGTTTGAATGAACAATAA
- a CDS encoding cysteine desulfurase: MNVAEVRKLFPILDQEVNGHPLVYLDSAATSQKPVQVIEAIDAYYREYNSNVHRGVHTLGTRATDKYEGAREKVRKFINAAFIEEIIFTRGTTTALNTVAASYGRANLSEGDEIVISYMEHHSNIIPWQQLARQTGAILKYLPLKADGTIALEDARAIITTNTKIVSIMQVSNVLGVINPIKEIAAIAHEHGAVMVVDGAQSAPHMNVDVRDLDCDFFAFSGHKMCGPTGIGVLYGKKALLENMEPIEFGGEMIDFVGLQESTWKELPWKFEAGTPIIAGAIGLGAAIDFLTDIGPEHILEHEHKLAAYALEKMSAVDGMTIYGPQSAEQRAGVITFNIEEVHPHDLATVLDTEGIAVRAGHHCAQPLMKWLDVSATARASFYLYNTEQDIDRLVAGLVKTKEYFTNVF; the protein is encoded by the coding sequence ATGAATGTAGCTGAGGTCCGTAAACTATTTCCTATTCTTGACCAGGAAGTAAACGGACATCCGCTTGTTTATCTGGACAGCGCAGCGACCTCTCAAAAGCCTGTACAGGTAATCGAAGCAATCGATGCATATTATAGAGAATATAACTCTAATGTGCATAGAGGTGTCCATACACTTGGTACAAGAGCTACTGATAAGTATGAAGGTGCGCGTGAAAAAGTCCGAAAGTTTATTAACGCAGCTTTCATTGAAGAAATTATCTTTACACGTGGTACAACGACAGCTTTAAATACGGTGGCTGCGAGCTACGGCAGAGCTAACCTTAGCGAAGGTGATGAAATTGTCATCTCTTATATGGAACATCATAGTAATATTATTCCTTGGCAACAACTTGCTAGACAAACAGGGGCAATTCTAAAATATTTGCCTCTTAAAGCTGATGGAACAATTGCACTTGAAGATGCCCGAGCTATAATTACTACTAATACAAAAATAGTTTCGATCATGCAGGTTTCCAATGTGCTTGGTGTCATTAATCCGATTAAAGAAATAGCTGCCATTGCCCATGAACATGGAGCTGTGATGGTTGTTGACGGTGCTCAAAGTGCTCCTCATATGAATGTTGATGTGCGTGATCTTGATTGTGATTTCTTTGCTTTTTCCGGCCATAAAATGTGTGGTCCAACAGGAATTGGCGTCCTTTATGGAAAGAAAGCACTTCTTGAAAACATGGAGCCAATCGAGTTTGGCGGAGAAATGATTGATTTTGTTGGATTGCAAGAATCAACATGGAAAGAACTTCCGTGGAAATTTGAAGCTGGTACGCCGATTATTGCCGGTGCAATTGGCCTCGGTGCAGCTATCGACTTTTTAACTGATATTGGTCCAGAACATATTTTAGAACATGAACACAAGCTTGCTGCTTATGCGCTAGAAAAGATGTCTGCCGTTGACGGAATGACTATTTATGGTCCGCAATCTGCCGAACAGCGTGCAGGTGTTATCACATTTAATATAGAAGAAGTCCATCCTCATGATTTAGCGACAGTGCTTGATACAGAAGGAATTGCTGTAAGAGCTGGTCACCATTGTGCACAACCACTGATGAAATGGTTGGATGTTTCTGCAACAGCTAGGGCAAGCTTTTATTTATATAACACGGAACAAGACATTGACAGGCTTGTAGCTGGGCTTGTTAAAACAAAGGAGTATTTCACGAATGTCTTTTAA
- the sufD gene encoding Fe-S cluster assembly protein SufD: MTIDTKITIDQEYVRAFSSEKGEPSWLTELRVQALAKMDELSMPKPDKTRIANWNFTEFTKHQAQGSVFQSLADLPEAAKAAVNIDETNQNLFIQHNQTTAYLSLNDELKQQGVIYTDINTAAKEHGELVQKYFMTDAVKVDEHKLTAYHAALMNGGVFLYIPKNVEVKEPIQAVYILDDKDAATFNHVIIVADDNSSVTFVENYISTEEEVNGVVNIISEVIAKNNAKITYGAVDTLAKGSTVYVNRRGVTGRDARVDWALGMMNDGNTIFENVTNLIGDGSNSDAKTVVVGTGKQTQNFTTSIVHYGKNTEGFILKHGVMKDQASSIFNGIGKIEKGASGANAEQESRVLMLSEKARGDANPILLIDEDDVMAGHAASVGRVDPLQLYYLMSRGVTQLEAERLVIHGFLAPVVDKLPIEAVRRQLVDVIERKVR; this comes from the coding sequence ATGACAATTGATACGAAAATAACAATAGATCAGGAGTACGTCCGCGCTTTTTCATCAGAAAAAGGCGAGCCTAGCTGGCTTACAGAGCTTAGAGTACAAGCTCTAGCTAAAATGGATGAACTATCTATGCCCAAACCAGATAAAACCAGAATTGCAAATTGGAATTTTACAGAATTTACGAAGCATCAAGCACAAGGATCTGTATTCCAATCACTTGCTGATTTACCAGAAGCGGCAAAAGCTGCTGTTAATATAGATGAGACAAATCAAAACTTATTTATCCAACATAATCAAACTACTGCATACTTATCACTAAATGACGAATTAAAGCAGCAAGGTGTTATTTATACAGATATCAACACAGCAGCTAAAGAGCATGGTGAATTAGTGCAAAAATACTTCATGACTGATGCAGTAAAAGTCGATGAACATAAACTTACTGCTTATCATGCAGCATTAATGAACGGCGGTGTATTCCTATATATTCCGAAAAACGTTGAGGTAAAAGAGCCGATTCAAGCGGTTTATATTTTGGATGACAAAGATGCAGCAACATTCAATCATGTGATTATTGTAGCTGATGATAATAGCTCGGTTACTTTTGTAGAAAACTATATTTCCACAGAAGAAGAAGTAAATGGTGTTGTTAATATCATTTCTGAAGTGATTGCAAAGAATAACGCAAAAATCACGTATGGTGCAGTTGATACACTTGCAAAAGGATCAACAGTTTATGTAAATCGCCGTGGTGTCACTGGTCGCGATGCTCGGGTTGATTGGGCACTTGGTATGATGAATGACGGAAATACAATTTTTGAAAATGTAACAAACCTGATTGGTGATGGTTCTAACAGTGATGCAAAAACAGTTGTTGTTGGCACGGGGAAGCAGACGCAAAACTTTACGACAAGCATTGTTCATTATGGGAAAAATACAGAAGGTTTCATTCTTAAGCATGGCGTGATGAAGGATCAAGCCTCTTCCATCTTTAATGGAATTGGTAAGATTGAAAAAGGTGCATCAGGAGCAAATGCTGAACAGGAATCGAGAGTATTAATGCTTAGTGAAAAAGCACGTGGAGATGCGAATCCGATTCTTCTAATTGATGAAGACGATGTAATGGCAGGTCATGCTGCATCTGTTGGCCGTGTAGATCCGCTACAACTCTACTACTTGATGAGTCGAGGCGTTACACAGTTAGAAGCAGAACGTCTAGTTATCCATGGCTTCCTTGCGCCTGTTGTAGACAAATTACCAATTGAAGCAGTAAGACGCCAACTAGTCGATGTCATCGAAAGGAAAGTGCGATAA
- the sufC gene encoding Fe-S cluster assembly ATPase SufC — MMASTLTIKDLHVEIEGKEILKGVNLEIKGGEIHAVMGPNGTGKSTLSAAIMGHPNYEVTQGSIMLDGEDVLEMAVDERARAGLFLAMQYPSEITGVTNAEFLRSSINARRDKGKEISLMKFIREMDNKMELLEMDPDMAQRYLNEGFSGGEKKRNEILQLLLLEPKIAILDEIDSGLDIDALKVVSKGINEMRSSDFGCLIITHYQRLLNYITPDQVHVMMQGRVVKSGGPELAQRLEAEGYDWIKTELGIEDETVGQEA, encoded by the coding sequence ATCATGGCTTCAACATTAACTATCAAAGATCTGCATGTGGAGATCGAAGGAAAAGAGATATTAAAAGGTGTAAACCTTGAAATAAAAGGTGGAGAAATTCACGCAGTAATGGGACCAAACGGAACGGGTAAATCTACTTTGTCCGCTGCAATTATGGGACATCCTAATTATGAGGTAACACAAGGTTCAATTATGCTCGACGGTGAAGACGTACTGGAAATGGCCGTTGATGAGCGTGCACGCGCAGGTCTATTTCTTGCTATGCAGTATCCAAGTGAAATTACCGGCGTAACAAATGCCGAGTTCTTGCGTTCGTCTATCAATGCACGACGTGATAAAGGAAAAGAAATTTCCTTAATGAAATTTATCCGTGAGATGGATAATAAAATGGAATTACTGGAAATGGACCCGGATATGGCTCAACGTTATTTAAATGAAGGATTCTCAGGTGGGGAAAAGAAACGTAACGAGATTTTACAGCTTCTTTTACTTGAACCTAAAATTGCAATCCTTGACGAAATTGACTCAGGTCTTGATATTGACGCATTGAAAGTCGTATCTAAAGGTATTAATGAAATGCGTTCAAGTGATTTCGGTTGCTTGATCATTACCCACTATCAACGCCTACTTAATTACATCACTCCTGACCAAGTACATGTCATGATGCAAGGACGTGTTGTTAAATCCGGTGGTCCGGAATTGGCGCAACGTCTAGAAGCTGAAGGATATGATTGGATCAAAACGGAACTTGGCATTGAAGATGAAACAGTCGGCCAAGAAGCATAA
- a CDS encoding methionine ABC transporter permease translates to MHFDPWFWPEFFTALNETFYMVAVGLIISIIIGLPVGIILVVTREGGLLENKALFNILNIIINIFRSIPFIILIVAIIPFTRLVAGTSIGTTAAIVPLVLYTAFYIARLIENSLLEVDTGTIELAQAMGATPWQTIWRFLLPEALSSIILALTIATIGLIGASAMAGTVGGGGIGDLAITYGYNQFKTEIMIVTVITLIIMVQLVQSIGNLIAKKIRRN, encoded by the coding sequence ATGCATTTTGATCCATGGTTCTGGCCCGAGTTCTTTACTGCATTGAATGAAACATTCTATATGGTTGCTGTGGGACTAATCATCTCCATTATAATCGGCTTGCCAGTCGGTATCATACTTGTTGTAACAAGAGAAGGCGGACTTTTAGAAAATAAAGCTTTATTTAATATTCTAAATATCATTATTAATATTTTTCGATCTATTCCTTTTATTATTCTCATCGTTGCGATTATTCCATTTACACGGCTTGTTGCTGGGACATCGATTGGCACTACTGCCGCAATTGTTCCGCTCGTTTTATACACAGCCTTTTATATTGCCCGATTAATTGAGAACTCCCTGTTAGAAGTTGATACAGGTACAATTGAATTGGCACAAGCAATGGGAGCTACACCGTGGCAAACCATTTGGAGGTTTTTACTTCCGGAAGCATTAAGCTCCATTATATTAGCATTAACGATTGCTACTATTGGGCTTATCGGTGCTTCAGCCATGGCGGGTACGGTTGGGGGCGGAGGAATAGGTGATCTAGCTATCACTTATGGTTATAACCAATTTAAGACAGAAATTATGATTGTTACAGTCATTACATTGATTATCATGGTTCAATTGGTCCAATCGATCGGCAATCTTATTGCTAAAAAAATTAGAAGAAATTAA
- a CDS encoding methionine ABC transporter ATP-binding protein, with product MLQLDDVYKVFGKKKEKRVEALKGINLSVNKGEIFGVVGFSGAGKSTLIRCVNLLERPTSGKILINGVDLLTLSPKELRDQRKKIGMIFQHYNLLHSKTIFQNVAMPLILQGKPKTFIKEKVAELLSFVGLEDRMSHYPEQLSGGQKQRVGIARALATDPDILLCDEATSALDPSTTESVLELLRKVRTEFNITILMITHEMNVIRDICDKVAVIEGGKIVEQGSVIDVFTEPKTEIAKSFVRTVLNDDIPQSIKTMILENKQISTDRAFRVIFKGSSTSTPLLSDTAKNFSVDLNVFYGMITELQGIPFGNLLINMKGDSEEIMRAVQYMKNHDAIVKEVTEDAF from the coding sequence ATGCTTCAGCTAGATGATGTATATAAAGTCTTTGGAAAAAAGAAAGAAAAGAGAGTTGAAGCATTAAAAGGAATTAATCTCTCTGTTAATAAAGGGGAGATTTTTGGGGTTGTTGGTTTTAGTGGAGCAGGTAAAAGTACATTAATTAGATGTGTGAATTTATTAGAACGCCCAACATCTGGAAAAATTCTTATTAATGGCGTAGATTTACTCACTCTTTCTCCAAAGGAACTACGTGACCAAAGAAAAAAAATCGGTATGATTTTCCAACATTACAATTTGTTACATTCGAAAACAATTTTTCAAAATGTAGCAATGCCACTTATTTTGCAAGGTAAACCTAAAACATTCATAAAAGAAAAAGTAGCGGAGTTACTATCCTTTGTGGGCCTGGAGGATCGGATGTCCCATTATCCTGAACAGCTTTCAGGCGGTCAAAAGCAAAGAGTAGGTATTGCACGGGCGTTAGCGACTGATCCTGATATACTTCTATGTGATGAAGCGACATCTGCGCTTGACCCTAGTACTACGGAGTCCGTTTTAGAGTTGTTACGCAAGGTCAGAACTGAATTTAATATAACTATTCTCATGATTACACATGAAATGAATGTAATTAGGGATATTTGTGATAAAGTCGCTGTCATTGAAGGTGGAAAAATTGTAGAGCAAGGATCAGTGATTGATGTTTTTACTGAACCTAAAACAGAGATTGCAAAAAGTTTCGTTCGCACTGTTTTAAACGATGATATACCTCAATCGATTAAAACAATGATTTTGGAGAACAAGCAGATTAGTACAGATAGAGCTTTTAGAGTTATTTTTAAAGGAAGTTCAACAAGTACACCACTTTTATCAGATACCGCTAAAAACTTTTCAGTTGATCTAAATGTATTTTACGGAATGATCACAGAACTACAAGGAATACCATTTGGAAATTTGCTCATCAATATGAAAGGTGATAGTGAAGAAATTATGCGTGCTGTACAATATATGAAAAATCATGACGCGATTGTAAAGGAGGTAACGGAAGATGCATTTTGA
- a CDS encoding MetQ/NlpA family ABC transporter substrate-binding protein: protein MKSSKNVRNIFTIILLGVILVLAACGSKSKSDSDVIKVGVGSAEIPTWNLVKELAKEEGIEIEVVKFDDYVQPNLALADGEIDINAFQTVVYFDSFKEDRKLDLSAIGTTSIWPMGMYSKEITDVSDLKDGDQVILPKDPTNLGRALLLLEKAEVITLKDGFDGTGGTENIVDNPKNLKITPVDAGQAARGLDDAAVAVINSDMAIKSGLNPTHDSIFREDASNKSYVNIIAAQTKRKDDETLQKIVEIYHADKVKEFIEEEFKGAAVPVREPISFLDHYKQTK from the coding sequence ATGAAATCGAGCAAAAATGTAAGAAATATATTTACGATCATTTTATTAGGAGTTATTTTAGTATTAGCTGCATGTGGATCGAAAAGTAAATCAGATAGTGATGTCATTAAAGTTGGAGTAGGTTCAGCAGAAATTCCAACTTGGAATCTAGTGAAAGAACTTGCGAAAGAAGAAGGAATTGAAATCGAAGTTGTAAAATTTGATGATTATGTTCAGCCTAATCTTGCATTAGCTGATGGTGAAATTGATATTAACGCGTTTCAAACGGTTGTATATTTTGATAGCTTTAAAGAAGATCGGAAACTTGATTTATCAGCGATTGGAACGACTTCCATTTGGCCAATGGGGATGTATTCGAAAGAAATTACTGACGTGAGTGATTTGAAAGACGGGGACCAGGTTATTTTACCTAAAGACCCTACCAACTTAGGCAGAGCGTTATTACTTTTAGAAAAAGCAGAAGTAATTACATTAAAAGACGGATTTGATGGTACTGGCGGCACGGAAAATATTGTAGATAACCCTAAAAACCTTAAAATCACTCCTGTAGATGCAGGCCAAGCGGCACGTGGTCTTGATGATGCAGCAGTTGCGGTTATTAACTCGGATATGGCGATCAAGTCAGGCTTAAATCCTACGCATGATTCAATATTTAGGGAAGATGCAAGTAATAAATCATACGTGAACATTATTGCTGCACAAACAAAGCGAAAAGACGATGAGACATTACAGAAAATAGTGGAAATTTACCACGCGGATAAAGTGAAAGAATTTATTGAGGAAGAATTTAAAGGTGCTGCTGTTCCAGTAAGAGAACCAATTTCTTTCTTAGATCATTATAAACAAACGAAGTAA